The following coding sequences are from one Loxodonta africana isolate mLoxAfr1 chromosome 18, mLoxAfr1.hap2, whole genome shotgun sequence window:
- the HDAC5 gene encoding histone deacetylase 5 isoform X2: protein MGIRGTAAPGSRPVCPSVCYRLSLLTSLQLHPLLPQPPTPVSCGPQAGMNSPNESDGMSGREPSLEILPRTPLHSIPVAVEVKPVLPGAMPSSMGGGSGGSASPVELRGALAGPVDPALREQQLQQELLALKQQQQLQKQLLFAEFQKQHDHLTRQHEVQLQKHLKVTEGGAGGRPDARPLSGPNSPPSTPVPLQQQQEMLAAKRQQELEQQRQREQQRQEELEKQRLEQQLLILRNKEKSKESAIASTEVKLRLQEFLLSKSKEPTPGGLNHSLPQHPKCWGAHHASLDQSSPPQSGPPGTPPSYKLPLLGPYDSRDDFPLRKTASEPNLKVRSRLKQKVAERRSSPLLRRKDGTVISTFKKRAVEITGAGPGVSSVCNSAPGSGPSSPNSSHSTIAENGFTGSVPNIPTEMLPQHRALPLDSSPNQFSLYTSPSLPNISLGLQATVTVTNSHLTASPKLSTQQEAERQALQSLRQGGALTGKFMSTSSIPGCLLGVALEGDTSPHGHASLLQHVLLLEQARQQSTLIAVPLHGQSPLVTGERVATSMRTVGKLPRHRPLSRTQSSPLPQSPQALQQLVMQQQHQQFLEKQKQQQLQLGKMLTKTGELPRQPTTHPEETEEELTEQQEVLLGEGALTMPREGSTESESTQEDLEEEEEEEEEEEEEEEEDCIQVKDEEGESGAEEGPDLEESSAGYKKVFSEAQPLQPLQVYQAPLSLATVPHQALGRTQSSPAAPGGMKSPPDQPTKHLFTTGVVYDTFMLKHQCTCGNTHVHPEHAGRIQSIWSRLQETGLLSKCERVRGRKATLDEIQTVHSEYHTLLYGTSPLNRQKLDSKKLLGPISQKMYAMLPCGGIGVDSDTVWNEMHSSSAVRMAVGCLVELAFKVAAGELKNGFAIIRPPGHHAEESTAMGFCFFNSVAITAKLLQQKLNVGKVLIVDWDIHHGNGTQQAFYNDPSVLYISLHRYDNGNFFPGSGAPEEVGGGPGVGYNVNVAWTGGVDPPIGDVEYLTAFRTVVMPIAHEFSPDMVLVSAGFDAVEGHLSPLGGYSVTARCFGHLTRQLMTLAGGRVVLALEGGHDLTAICDASEACVSALLSVELQPLDEAVLQQKPNVNAVTTLEKVIEIQSKHWSCVQRFAVGLGCSLREAQAGESEEAETVSAMALLSVGAEQAQAAAAREHSPRPAEEPMEQEPAP, encoded by the exons TGGAGGTGAAGCCAGTGCTGCCGGGAGCCATGCCCAGCTCCATGGGGGGTGGCAGTGGAGGCAGTGCTAGCCCCGTGGAGCTTCGGGGAGCTCTGGCAGGCCCTGTGGACCCTGCGCTACGTGAGCAGCAACTCCAGCAGGAGCTGCTGGCGctcaagcagcagcagcagctgcagaAACAGCTCCTGTTTGCCGAGTTCCAGAAGCAGCACGACCACCTGACACGGCAGCACGAAGTCCAGCTGCAGAAGCACCTCAAGGTGACCGAGGGAGGTGCAGGGGGCCGCCCAGACGCCCGACCCCTGTCTGGGCCCAACTCACCACCTTCTACCCCTGTGCCcctgcagcagcagcaggagatgCTGGCAGCCAAGAGGCAGCAGGAGTTGGAGCAGCAGCGGCAGCGGGAGCAGCAGCGGCAGGAGGAGCTGGAGAAGCAGCGCCTGGAGCAGCAGCTGCTCATCCTTCGGAACAAGGAGAAGAGCAAAGAGA GTGCCATCGCCAGCACCGAGGTGAAgctgaggctccaggaattcctGTTGTCGAAATCAAAGGAGCCCACTCCGGGCGGCCTCAACCATTCCCTCCCGCAGCACCCCAAATGCTG GGGAGCCCACCATGCTTCTTTGGACCAGAGTTCCCCTCCCCAGAGCGGCCCTCCTGGGACGCCTCCTTCCTACAAACTGCCTTTGCTTGGGCCCTATGACAGCCGCGATGACTTCCCCCTCCGCAAAACAG CCTCTGAACCCAACTTGAAAGTGCGTTCAAGGCTAAAGCAGAAGGTGGCCGAGCGGAGAAGCAGTCCCCTCCTGCGCCGCAAGGATGGGACTGTTATTAGCACCTTTAAGAAGAGAGCTGTTGAGATCACAGGTGCTGGGCCTGGGG TGTCGTCTGTGTGTAACAGCGCGCCAGGCTCTGGTCCTAGTTCTCCCAACAGCTCCCACAGCACCATCGCTGAGAACGGCTTTACTGGCTCCGTCCCCAACATCCCCACCGAG ATGCTCCCCCAGCACCGGGCCCTCCCTCTGGACAGCTCCCCCAACCAGTTCAGCCTCTACACGTCCCCCTCTCTGCCCAACATCTCCCTAGGGCTGCAGGCCACCGTCACCGTCACCAACTCGCACCTCACC GCCTCCCCAAAGCTGTCAACGCAGCAAGAGGCCGAGAGGCAGGCCCTCCAGTCCCTGCGGCAGGGTGGTGCGCTGACGGGCAAGTTCATGAGCACATCCTCCATCCCGGGCTGCCTGCTGGGTGTGGCGCTGGAGGGCGACACGAGTCCCCACGGGCACGCCTCCCTGTTGCAGCATGTGCTGCTGCTGGAGCAGGCCCGGCAACAGAGCACCCTCATTGCCG TGCCACTCCACGGGCAGTCCCCACTGGTGACAGGCGAACGTGTGGCTACCAGCATGCGGACGGTAGGCAAGCTCCCACGACATCGGCCCCTGAGCCGCACGCAGTCCTCGCCGCTGCCGCAGAGCCCCCAGGCCCTGCAGCAGCTGGTCATGCAGCAGCAGCACCAGCAGTTCCTGGAGaagcagaagcagcagcagctgcaGCTGGGCAAG ATGCTCACCAAGACTGGGGAGCTGCCTCGGCAACCCACCACCCACCCTGAGGAGACTGAGGAGGAGCTGACAGAGCAGCAGGAGGTGCTGCTGGGGGAGGGAGCCCTGACCATGCCCCGGGAAGGCTCCACCGAGAGTGAGAGCACCCAGGAGGAtctggaggaggaagaggaggaggaggaggaggaggaagaggaggaggaggaagactgCATCCAGGTCAAGGACGAGGAGGGCGAGAGTGGTGCTGAGGAGGGACCTGATCTGGAGGAGTCCAGTGCTGGTTACAAAAAG GTGTTTTCAGAGgcccagcccctgcagccactaCAGGTGTACCAGGCACCCCTCAGCCTGGCCACTGTGCCCCACCAGGCCTTGGGCCGCACCCAATCCTCACCCGCTGCCCCTGGGGGCATGAAGAGCCCCCCAGACCAGCCCACCAAGCACCTCTTCACCACAG GTGTGGTCTATGACACATTCATGCTGAAGCACCAGTGCACGTGCGGGAACACACACGTGCACCCCGAGCACGCTGGCCGGATCCAGAGCATCTGGTCTCGGCTGCAGGAGACAGGCCTGCTGAGCAAGTGTGAG CGGGTCCGGGGCCGCAAGGCCACACTGGATGAGATCCAGACGGTGCACTCCGAGTACCACACCCTGCTCTATGGGACCAGCCCTCTCAACCGGCAGAAGCTGGACAGCAAGAAGCTGCTCG GCCCCATCAGCCAGAAGATGTATGCCATGCTGCCGTGTGGGGGCATTGGG GTGGACAGTGACACTGTGTGGAACGAGATGCACTCCTCCAGTGCCGTGCGCATGGCGGTGGGCTGCCTGGTGGAGCTGGCCTTCAAGGTGGCTGCAGGAGAGCTCAAG AATGGATTTGCCATCATACGGCCCCCAGGACACCACGCTGAGGAGTCCACAGCCAT GGGATTCTGCTTCTTCAATTCTGTAGCCATCACAGCAAAACTCCTGCAGCAGAAGTTGAACGTTGGCAAGGTCCTCATCGTGGACTGG GACATCCACCACGGCAACGGCACCCAGCAGGCGTTCTACAACGACCCCTCTGTGCTCTACATTTCCCTCCATCGCTATGACAACGGGAACTTCTTTCCAGGCAGTGGGGCGCCTGAAGAG GTTGGCGGAGGCCCGGGCGTGGGGTACAATGTGAACGTGGCATGGACAGGAGGTGTGGACCCCCCCATCGGAGATGTGGAGTACCTGACAGCCTTCAG GACAGTGGTGATGCCCATTGCCCACGAGTTCTCCCCTGACATGGTCCTGGTCTCCGCCGGCTTTGATGCTGTCGAGGGACATCTGTCTCCGCTGGGTGGCTACTCTGTCACCGCCAGAT GTTTTGGCCATTTGACCAGGCAGCTGATGACGCTGGCAGGGGGCCGGGTGGTGCTGGCCCTGGAGGGAGGCCACGACTTGACCGCCATCTGTGATGCCTCTGAGGCCTGTGTCTCGGCTTTGCTCAGCGTGGAG TTGCAGCCCTTGGATGAGGCAGTCTTGCAGCAAAAGCCCAACGTCAACGCAGTGACCACACTAGAGAAAGTCATTGAGATCCAGA GCAAACACTGGAGCTGTGTGCAGAGGTTTGCGGTGGGTTTGGGCTGTTCCCTGCGGGAGGCCCAGGCTGGTGAGTCGGAGGAAGCTGAGACTGTGAGCGCCATGGCCTTGCTGTCGGTGGGAGCTGAGCAGGCCCAGGCTGCTGCCGCCCGGGAGCACAGCCCCAG GCCAGCAGAGGAGCCCATGGAGCAGGAGCCTGCCCCGTGA
- the HDAC5 gene encoding histone deacetylase 5 isoform X3 has protein sequence MGIRGTAAPGSRPVCPSVCYRLSLLTSLQLHPLLPQPPTPVSCGPQAGMNSPNESADGMSGREPSLEILPRTPLHSIPVAVEVKPVLPGAMPSSMGGGSGGSASPVELRGALAGPVDPALREQQLQQELLALKQQQQLQKQLLFAEFQKQHDHLTRQHEVQLQKHLKQQQEMLAAKRQQELEQQRQREQQRQEELEKQRLEQQLLILRNKEKSKETVPCPTGAIASTEVKLRLQEFLLSKSKEPTPGGLNHSLPQHPKCWGAHHASLDQSSPPQSGPPGTPPSYKLPLLGPYDSRDDFPLRKTASEPNLKVRSRLKQKVAERRSSPLLRRKDGTVISTFKKRAVEITGAGPGVSSVCNSAPGSGPSSPNSSHSTIAENGFTGSVPNIPTEMLPQHRALPLDSSPNQFSLYTSPSLPNISLGLQATVTVTNSHLTASPKLSTQQEAERQALQSLRQGGALTGKFMSTSSIPGCLLGVALEGDTSPHGHASLLQHVLLLEQARQQSTLIAVPLHGQSPLVTGERVATSMRTVGKLPRHRPLSRTQSSPLPQSPQALQQLVMQQQHQQFLEKQKQQQLQLGKMLTKTGELPRQPTTHPEETEEELTEQQEVLLGEGALTMPREGSTESESTQEDLEEEEEEEEEEEEEEEEDCIQVKDEEGESGAEEGPDLEESSAGYKKVFSEAQPLQPLQVYQAPLSLATVPHQALGRTQSSPAAPGGMKSPPDQPTKHLFTTGVVYDTFMLKHQCTCGNTHVHPEHAGRIQSIWSRLQETGLLSKCERVRGRKATLDEIQTVHSEYHTLLYGTSPLNRQKLDSKKLLGPISQKMYAMLPCGGIGVDSDTVWNEMHSSSAVRMAVGCLVELAFKVAAGELKNGFAIIRPPGHHAEESTAMGFCFFNSVAITAKLLQQKLNVGKVLIVDWDIHHGNGTQQAFYNDPSVLYISLHRYDNGNFFPGSGAPEEVGGGPGVGYNVNVAWTGGVDPPIGDVEYLTAFRTVVMPIAHEFSPDMVLVSAGFDAVEGHLSPLGGYSVTARCFGHLTRQLMTLAGGRVVLALEGGHDLTAICDASEACVSALLSVELQPLDEAVLQQKPNVNAVTTLEKVIEIQSKHWSCVQRFAVGLGCSLREAQAGESEEAETVSAMALLSVGAEQAQAAAAREHSPRPAEEPMEQEPAP, from the exons TGGAGGTGAAGCCAGTGCTGCCGGGAGCCATGCCCAGCTCCATGGGGGGTGGCAGTGGAGGCAGTGCTAGCCCCGTGGAGCTTCGGGGAGCTCTGGCAGGCCCTGTGGACCCTGCGCTACGTGAGCAGCAACTCCAGCAGGAGCTGCTGGCGctcaagcagcagcagcagctgcagaAACAGCTCCTGTTTGCCGAGTTCCAGAAGCAGCACGACCACCTGACACGGCAGCACGAAGTCCAGCTGCAGAAGCACCTCAAG cagcagcaggagatgCTGGCAGCCAAGAGGCAGCAGGAGTTGGAGCAGCAGCGGCAGCGGGAGCAGCAGCGGCAGGAGGAGCTGGAGAAGCAGCGCCTGGAGCAGCAGCTGCTCATCCTTCGGAACAAGGAGAAGAGCAAAGAGA CTGTGCCCTGTCCCACAGGTGCCATCGCCAGCACCGAGGTGAAgctgaggctccaggaattcctGTTGTCGAAATCAAAGGAGCCCACTCCGGGCGGCCTCAACCATTCCCTCCCGCAGCACCCCAAATGCTG GGGAGCCCACCATGCTTCTTTGGACCAGAGTTCCCCTCCCCAGAGCGGCCCTCCTGGGACGCCTCCTTCCTACAAACTGCCTTTGCTTGGGCCCTATGACAGCCGCGATGACTTCCCCCTCCGCAAAACAG CCTCTGAACCCAACTTGAAAGTGCGTTCAAGGCTAAAGCAGAAGGTGGCCGAGCGGAGAAGCAGTCCCCTCCTGCGCCGCAAGGATGGGACTGTTATTAGCACCTTTAAGAAGAGAGCTGTTGAGATCACAGGTGCTGGGCCTGGGG TGTCGTCTGTGTGTAACAGCGCGCCAGGCTCTGGTCCTAGTTCTCCCAACAGCTCCCACAGCACCATCGCTGAGAACGGCTTTACTGGCTCCGTCCCCAACATCCCCACCGAG ATGCTCCCCCAGCACCGGGCCCTCCCTCTGGACAGCTCCCCCAACCAGTTCAGCCTCTACACGTCCCCCTCTCTGCCCAACATCTCCCTAGGGCTGCAGGCCACCGTCACCGTCACCAACTCGCACCTCACC GCCTCCCCAAAGCTGTCAACGCAGCAAGAGGCCGAGAGGCAGGCCCTCCAGTCCCTGCGGCAGGGTGGTGCGCTGACGGGCAAGTTCATGAGCACATCCTCCATCCCGGGCTGCCTGCTGGGTGTGGCGCTGGAGGGCGACACGAGTCCCCACGGGCACGCCTCCCTGTTGCAGCATGTGCTGCTGCTGGAGCAGGCCCGGCAACAGAGCACCCTCATTGCCG TGCCACTCCACGGGCAGTCCCCACTGGTGACAGGCGAACGTGTGGCTACCAGCATGCGGACGGTAGGCAAGCTCCCACGACATCGGCCCCTGAGCCGCACGCAGTCCTCGCCGCTGCCGCAGAGCCCCCAGGCCCTGCAGCAGCTGGTCATGCAGCAGCAGCACCAGCAGTTCCTGGAGaagcagaagcagcagcagctgcaGCTGGGCAAG ATGCTCACCAAGACTGGGGAGCTGCCTCGGCAACCCACCACCCACCCTGAGGAGACTGAGGAGGAGCTGACAGAGCAGCAGGAGGTGCTGCTGGGGGAGGGAGCCCTGACCATGCCCCGGGAAGGCTCCACCGAGAGTGAGAGCACCCAGGAGGAtctggaggaggaagaggaggaggaggaggaggaggaagaggaggaggaggaagactgCATCCAGGTCAAGGACGAGGAGGGCGAGAGTGGTGCTGAGGAGGGACCTGATCTGGAGGAGTCCAGTGCTGGTTACAAAAAG GTGTTTTCAGAGgcccagcccctgcagccactaCAGGTGTACCAGGCACCCCTCAGCCTGGCCACTGTGCCCCACCAGGCCTTGGGCCGCACCCAATCCTCACCCGCTGCCCCTGGGGGCATGAAGAGCCCCCCAGACCAGCCCACCAAGCACCTCTTCACCACAG GTGTGGTCTATGACACATTCATGCTGAAGCACCAGTGCACGTGCGGGAACACACACGTGCACCCCGAGCACGCTGGCCGGATCCAGAGCATCTGGTCTCGGCTGCAGGAGACAGGCCTGCTGAGCAAGTGTGAG CGGGTCCGGGGCCGCAAGGCCACACTGGATGAGATCCAGACGGTGCACTCCGAGTACCACACCCTGCTCTATGGGACCAGCCCTCTCAACCGGCAGAAGCTGGACAGCAAGAAGCTGCTCG GCCCCATCAGCCAGAAGATGTATGCCATGCTGCCGTGTGGGGGCATTGGG GTGGACAGTGACACTGTGTGGAACGAGATGCACTCCTCCAGTGCCGTGCGCATGGCGGTGGGCTGCCTGGTGGAGCTGGCCTTCAAGGTGGCTGCAGGAGAGCTCAAG AATGGATTTGCCATCATACGGCCCCCAGGACACCACGCTGAGGAGTCCACAGCCAT GGGATTCTGCTTCTTCAATTCTGTAGCCATCACAGCAAAACTCCTGCAGCAGAAGTTGAACGTTGGCAAGGTCCTCATCGTGGACTGG GACATCCACCACGGCAACGGCACCCAGCAGGCGTTCTACAACGACCCCTCTGTGCTCTACATTTCCCTCCATCGCTATGACAACGGGAACTTCTTTCCAGGCAGTGGGGCGCCTGAAGAG GTTGGCGGAGGCCCGGGCGTGGGGTACAATGTGAACGTGGCATGGACAGGAGGTGTGGACCCCCCCATCGGAGATGTGGAGTACCTGACAGCCTTCAG GACAGTGGTGATGCCCATTGCCCACGAGTTCTCCCCTGACATGGTCCTGGTCTCCGCCGGCTTTGATGCTGTCGAGGGACATCTGTCTCCGCTGGGTGGCTACTCTGTCACCGCCAGAT GTTTTGGCCATTTGACCAGGCAGCTGATGACGCTGGCAGGGGGCCGGGTGGTGCTGGCCCTGGAGGGAGGCCACGACTTGACCGCCATCTGTGATGCCTCTGAGGCCTGTGTCTCGGCTTTGCTCAGCGTGGAG TTGCAGCCCTTGGATGAGGCAGTCTTGCAGCAAAAGCCCAACGTCAACGCAGTGACCACACTAGAGAAAGTCATTGAGATCCAGA GCAAACACTGGAGCTGTGTGCAGAGGTTTGCGGTGGGTTTGGGCTGTTCCCTGCGGGAGGCCCAGGCTGGTGAGTCGGAGGAAGCTGAGACTGTGAGCGCCATGGCCTTGCTGTCGGTGGGAGCTGAGCAGGCCCAGGCTGCTGCCGCCCGGGAGCACAGCCCCAG GCCAGCAGAGGAGCCCATGGAGCAGGAGCCTGCCCCGTGA
- the HDAC5 gene encoding histone deacetylase 5 isoform X4 yields MGIRGTAAPGSRPVCPSVCYRLSLLTSLQLHPLLPQPPTPVSCGPQAGMNSPNESADGMSGREPSLEILPRTPLHSIPVAVEVKPVLPGAMPSSMGGGSGGSASPVELRGALAGPVDPALREQQLQQELLALKQQQQLQKQLLFAEFQKQHDHLTRQHEVQLQKHLKQQQEMLAAKRQQELEQQRQREQQRQEELEKQRLEQQLLILRNKEKSKESAIASTEVKLRLQEFLLSKSKEPTPGGLNHSLPQHPKCWGAHHASLDQSSPPQSGPPGTPPSYKLPLLGPYDSRDDFPLRKTASEPNLKVRSRLKQKVAERRSSPLLRRKDGTVISTFKKRAVEITGAGPGVSSVCNSAPGSGPSSPNSSHSTIAENGFTGSVPNIPTEMLPQHRALPLDSSPNQFSLYTSPSLPNISLGLQATVTVTNSHLTASPKLSTQQEAERQALQSLRQGGALTGKFMSTSSIPGCLLGVALEGDTSPHGHASLLQHVLLLEQARQQSTLIAVPLHGQSPLVTGERVATSMRTVGKLPRHRPLSRTQSSPLPQSPQALQQLVMQQQHQQFLEKQKQQQLQLGKMLTKTGELPRQPTTHPEETEEELTEQQEVLLGEGALTMPREGSTESESTQEDLEEEEEEEEEEEEEEEEDCIQVKDEEGESGAEEGPDLEESSAGYKKVFSEAQPLQPLQVYQAPLSLATVPHQALGRTQSSPAAPGGMKSPPDQPTKHLFTTGVVYDTFMLKHQCTCGNTHVHPEHAGRIQSIWSRLQETGLLSKCERVRGRKATLDEIQTVHSEYHTLLYGTSPLNRQKLDSKKLLGPISQKMYAMLPCGGIGVDSDTVWNEMHSSSAVRMAVGCLVELAFKVAAGELKNGFAIIRPPGHHAEESTAMGFCFFNSVAITAKLLQQKLNVGKVLIVDWDIHHGNGTQQAFYNDPSVLYISLHRYDNGNFFPGSGAPEEVGGGPGVGYNVNVAWTGGVDPPIGDVEYLTAFRTVVMPIAHEFSPDMVLVSAGFDAVEGHLSPLGGYSVTARCFGHLTRQLMTLAGGRVVLALEGGHDLTAICDASEACVSALLSVELQPLDEAVLQQKPNVNAVTTLEKVIEIQSKHWSCVQRFAVGLGCSLREAQAGESEEAETVSAMALLSVGAEQAQAAAAREHSPRPAEEPMEQEPAP; encoded by the exons TGGAGGTGAAGCCAGTGCTGCCGGGAGCCATGCCCAGCTCCATGGGGGGTGGCAGTGGAGGCAGTGCTAGCCCCGTGGAGCTTCGGGGAGCTCTGGCAGGCCCTGTGGACCCTGCGCTACGTGAGCAGCAACTCCAGCAGGAGCTGCTGGCGctcaagcagcagcagcagctgcagaAACAGCTCCTGTTTGCCGAGTTCCAGAAGCAGCACGACCACCTGACACGGCAGCACGAAGTCCAGCTGCAGAAGCACCTCAAG cagcagcaggagatgCTGGCAGCCAAGAGGCAGCAGGAGTTGGAGCAGCAGCGGCAGCGGGAGCAGCAGCGGCAGGAGGAGCTGGAGAAGCAGCGCCTGGAGCAGCAGCTGCTCATCCTTCGGAACAAGGAGAAGAGCAAAGAGA GTGCCATCGCCAGCACCGAGGTGAAgctgaggctccaggaattcctGTTGTCGAAATCAAAGGAGCCCACTCCGGGCGGCCTCAACCATTCCCTCCCGCAGCACCCCAAATGCTG GGGAGCCCACCATGCTTCTTTGGACCAGAGTTCCCCTCCCCAGAGCGGCCCTCCTGGGACGCCTCCTTCCTACAAACTGCCTTTGCTTGGGCCCTATGACAGCCGCGATGACTTCCCCCTCCGCAAAACAG CCTCTGAACCCAACTTGAAAGTGCGTTCAAGGCTAAAGCAGAAGGTGGCCGAGCGGAGAAGCAGTCCCCTCCTGCGCCGCAAGGATGGGACTGTTATTAGCACCTTTAAGAAGAGAGCTGTTGAGATCACAGGTGCTGGGCCTGGGG TGTCGTCTGTGTGTAACAGCGCGCCAGGCTCTGGTCCTAGTTCTCCCAACAGCTCCCACAGCACCATCGCTGAGAACGGCTTTACTGGCTCCGTCCCCAACATCCCCACCGAG ATGCTCCCCCAGCACCGGGCCCTCCCTCTGGACAGCTCCCCCAACCAGTTCAGCCTCTACACGTCCCCCTCTCTGCCCAACATCTCCCTAGGGCTGCAGGCCACCGTCACCGTCACCAACTCGCACCTCACC GCCTCCCCAAAGCTGTCAACGCAGCAAGAGGCCGAGAGGCAGGCCCTCCAGTCCCTGCGGCAGGGTGGTGCGCTGACGGGCAAGTTCATGAGCACATCCTCCATCCCGGGCTGCCTGCTGGGTGTGGCGCTGGAGGGCGACACGAGTCCCCACGGGCACGCCTCCCTGTTGCAGCATGTGCTGCTGCTGGAGCAGGCCCGGCAACAGAGCACCCTCATTGCCG TGCCACTCCACGGGCAGTCCCCACTGGTGACAGGCGAACGTGTGGCTACCAGCATGCGGACGGTAGGCAAGCTCCCACGACATCGGCCCCTGAGCCGCACGCAGTCCTCGCCGCTGCCGCAGAGCCCCCAGGCCCTGCAGCAGCTGGTCATGCAGCAGCAGCACCAGCAGTTCCTGGAGaagcagaagcagcagcagctgcaGCTGGGCAAG ATGCTCACCAAGACTGGGGAGCTGCCTCGGCAACCCACCACCCACCCTGAGGAGACTGAGGAGGAGCTGACAGAGCAGCAGGAGGTGCTGCTGGGGGAGGGAGCCCTGACCATGCCCCGGGAAGGCTCCACCGAGAGTGAGAGCACCCAGGAGGAtctggaggaggaagaggaggaggaggaggaggaggaagaggaggaggaggaagactgCATCCAGGTCAAGGACGAGGAGGGCGAGAGTGGTGCTGAGGAGGGACCTGATCTGGAGGAGTCCAGTGCTGGTTACAAAAAG GTGTTTTCAGAGgcccagcccctgcagccactaCAGGTGTACCAGGCACCCCTCAGCCTGGCCACTGTGCCCCACCAGGCCTTGGGCCGCACCCAATCCTCACCCGCTGCCCCTGGGGGCATGAAGAGCCCCCCAGACCAGCCCACCAAGCACCTCTTCACCACAG GTGTGGTCTATGACACATTCATGCTGAAGCACCAGTGCACGTGCGGGAACACACACGTGCACCCCGAGCACGCTGGCCGGATCCAGAGCATCTGGTCTCGGCTGCAGGAGACAGGCCTGCTGAGCAAGTGTGAG CGGGTCCGGGGCCGCAAGGCCACACTGGATGAGATCCAGACGGTGCACTCCGAGTACCACACCCTGCTCTATGGGACCAGCCCTCTCAACCGGCAGAAGCTGGACAGCAAGAAGCTGCTCG GCCCCATCAGCCAGAAGATGTATGCCATGCTGCCGTGTGGGGGCATTGGG GTGGACAGTGACACTGTGTGGAACGAGATGCACTCCTCCAGTGCCGTGCGCATGGCGGTGGGCTGCCTGGTGGAGCTGGCCTTCAAGGTGGCTGCAGGAGAGCTCAAG AATGGATTTGCCATCATACGGCCCCCAGGACACCACGCTGAGGAGTCCACAGCCAT GGGATTCTGCTTCTTCAATTCTGTAGCCATCACAGCAAAACTCCTGCAGCAGAAGTTGAACGTTGGCAAGGTCCTCATCGTGGACTGG GACATCCACCACGGCAACGGCACCCAGCAGGCGTTCTACAACGACCCCTCTGTGCTCTACATTTCCCTCCATCGCTATGACAACGGGAACTTCTTTCCAGGCAGTGGGGCGCCTGAAGAG GTTGGCGGAGGCCCGGGCGTGGGGTACAATGTGAACGTGGCATGGACAGGAGGTGTGGACCCCCCCATCGGAGATGTGGAGTACCTGACAGCCTTCAG GACAGTGGTGATGCCCATTGCCCACGAGTTCTCCCCTGACATGGTCCTGGTCTCCGCCGGCTTTGATGCTGTCGAGGGACATCTGTCTCCGCTGGGTGGCTACTCTGTCACCGCCAGAT GTTTTGGCCATTTGACCAGGCAGCTGATGACGCTGGCAGGGGGCCGGGTGGTGCTGGCCCTGGAGGGAGGCCACGACTTGACCGCCATCTGTGATGCCTCTGAGGCCTGTGTCTCGGCTTTGCTCAGCGTGGAG TTGCAGCCCTTGGATGAGGCAGTCTTGCAGCAAAAGCCCAACGTCAACGCAGTGACCACACTAGAGAAAGTCATTGAGATCCAGA GCAAACACTGGAGCTGTGTGCAGAGGTTTGCGGTGGGTTTGGGCTGTTCCCTGCGGGAGGCCCAGGCTGGTGAGTCGGAGGAAGCTGAGACTGTGAGCGCCATGGCCTTGCTGTCGGTGGGAGCTGAGCAGGCCCAGGCTGCTGCCGCCCGGGAGCACAGCCCCAG GCCAGCAGAGGAGCCCATGGAGCAGGAGCCTGCCCCGTGA